In one Rhizobium lentis genomic region, the following are encoded:
- a CDS encoding ABC transporter permease — translation MDWFYKFPHMNDDALRNLKKAIDDGFRAFTRAYGDGIESLFVPLQHFLIAAERFMTQTPWPIITAIILAIAWFASRSPKIVFGCLVTLLLIGYFDMWDDTMRTVSMIFVCTVLSIAIGIPIGILMARSDRLQRVVNPILDVMQTMPSFVYLIPVVMLLGIGKVPGLIAVVIYAIPPMIRLTDLGIRLVDKDVLEAADAFGTSRSQKLFKVQLPLALPTIMAGINQTIMMALAMVVIASMIGVQGLGQPVLKAIANQYFTLGIFNGLAIVGIAIIFDRVSQAYGKRLQKHRETVHG, via the coding sequence ATGGACTGGTTTTATAAATTCCCGCACATGAACGACGACGCGCTTCGAAATCTGAAGAAGGCGATCGACGACGGTTTTCGTGCCTTCACGCGCGCCTATGGCGACGGCATCGAAAGCCTGTTCGTCCCGCTTCAGCATTTCCTCATCGCCGCCGAGCGCTTCATGACGCAGACGCCGTGGCCGATCATCACTGCGATCATTCTGGCCATCGCATGGTTTGCGAGCCGCAGCCCGAAGATCGTCTTTGGCTGTCTCGTGACGCTGCTGCTGATCGGCTACTTCGACATGTGGGACGATACGATGCGGACGGTCTCGATGATCTTCGTCTGCACCGTGCTCTCCATCGCCATCGGCATCCCGATCGGCATCCTGATGGCCCGCTCCGACCGCCTCCAGCGCGTCGTCAACCCGATCCTCGACGTCATGCAGACGATGCCGAGCTTCGTCTATCTCATCCCGGTCGTCATGCTGCTCGGCATCGGCAAGGTGCCCGGCCTCATTGCCGTCGTCATCTACGCCATCCCGCCGATGATCCGCTTGACCGATCTCGGCATCCGTCTGGTCGACAAGGACGTGCTCGAAGCGGCCGACGCCTTCGGGACATCGCGATCGCAGAAGCTCTTCAAGGTGCAGCTGCCGCTCGCGCTTCCCACCATCATGGCCGGCATCAACCAGACGATCATGATGGCGCTCGCCATGGTGGTCATCGCCTCGATGATCGGCGTGCAGGGCCTCGGCCAGCCGGTGCTGAAGGCGATCGCCAACCAGTACTTCACGCTTGGCATTTTCAACGGCCTTGCCATCGTCGGCATCGCCATCATCTTTGACCGGGTCAGCCAGGCTTATGGCAAAAGGCTCCAGAAACATCGGGAGACCGTCCATGGCTGA
- a CDS encoding quaternary amine ABC transporter ATP-binding protein: MAEHHFGGIEIRNLYKIFGPNPADYVEAVRNGLTKAELNAKHGHVLGLRDINIEIPSGRIQVIMGLSGSGKSTLIRHINRLIDPTSGEVLVDGVDVVKMNEAELRTFRRQQTAMVFQKFALLPHRNVLDNTIFGLEVQGMERAKAIDVAMRWIERVGLKGFEQKYPNQLSGGMQQRVGLARALSNDAPVLLMDEAYSALDPLIRTDMQTVLLDIQKEIKKTIVFITHDLDEALRLGDQIAILRDGEVIQQGTSQDIVLRPADDYIANFVKEVNRGRVVHVEAVMTPLHSPTAAGGLTIVSGTTVEEAVRMLASTPDDDARVVSPSGETLGLVTFRQLAGAMVNSQEVAAPRNSTLSVAL; this comes from the coding sequence ATGGCTGAGCATCATTTCGGCGGCATCGAGATCCGCAATCTCTACAAGATCTTCGGTCCCAATCCGGCGGACTATGTCGAAGCGGTCCGCAACGGCCTGACGAAGGCCGAACTCAATGCTAAACATGGGCACGTGCTGGGACTGAGGGATATCAATATCGAGATCCCCTCCGGCCGGATCCAGGTCATCATGGGCCTTTCCGGTTCGGGCAAGTCGACGCTCATCCGCCACATCAACAGGCTGATCGACCCGACATCAGGCGAAGTGCTGGTCGACGGCGTCGATGTCGTGAAGATGAACGAGGCCGAATTGCGGACATTCCGCCGGCAGCAGACGGCCATGGTGTTCCAGAAATTCGCGCTTCTGCCGCACCGAAACGTCCTCGACAACACTATCTTCGGTCTCGAAGTGCAGGGTATGGAGCGCGCAAAAGCCATCGACGTCGCCATGCGCTGGATCGAGCGCGTCGGACTGAAGGGCTTCGAGCAGAAATATCCCAACCAGCTTTCCGGCGGCATGCAGCAGCGCGTCGGCCTGGCGCGGGCGCTCTCCAACGATGCGCCGGTGCTCCTCATGGACGAAGCCTATTCGGCGCTCGATCCGCTGATCCGAACGGATATGCAGACGGTCCTCCTCGACATTCAGAAGGAGATCAAGAAGACCATCGTCTTCATCACCCACGATCTCGACGAGGCGCTGCGCCTTGGCGATCAGATTGCCATCCTGCGCGACGGCGAAGTCATTCAGCAGGGCACCAGCCAGGACATCGTGCTGCGCCCGGCCGACGACTACATCGCCAACTTCGTCAAGGAGGTGAACCGCGGCCGGGTCGTCCATGTCGAGGCGGTCATGACGCCGCTGCATTCTCCCACGGCGGCGGGTGGCCTGACGATCGTCTCGGGCACGACCGTCGAAGAGGCCGTCCGAATGCTGGCTTCGACGCCGGACGATGATGCTCGTGTGGTTTCACCGTCGGGGGAAACCCTGGGCCTTGTCACCTTCCGCCAGCTCGCCGGCGCTATGGTGAACTCGCAGGAGGTGGCTGCCCCACGCAATAGCACCCTTTCGGTCGCTCTCTGA